The following proteins are encoded in a genomic region of Verrucomicrobiaceae bacterium:
- a CDS encoding Gfo/Idh/MocA family oxidoreductase has protein sequence MNTRRSFLQSVLATGIAPYFVPASVLRSETAPSNKITLGVIGCGAQGTHDMRAFLTNDSVRVTTLCDVSQQRIATAKGFIKEAYGSDDVKVLSDFRELNRDASIDAVLMALPVHWHSIPSTDAVLNKKHIYHEKPMGMSVAEAKHVRAAVRKTGVVFQFGTQQRSDLKFRWACELARNGRLGKLKEIQVAVPGGITSQLFPDQPVPETIDWERWVGPAPFTPYNVEKTKRHFHENISNFSLGMLSCWGIHHLDIAQWGNGTDDTGPVKVSFEAAEWPASGTCDNVLGWRMRFDYASAAPIIFVNEKRDDIGHGIRFIGEKGWVHVKRGTIEASDTAILRDPANKEGAMPIKLPASIEHTRNFIDSVKAGSKAICDIETAVRSDTLCQLAAIAVKAKRPLEWDPATETFKNDTEANQLLAARPFRGDWKLPAIS, from the coding sequence ATGAACACCCGCCGCTCCTTCCTTCAATCCGTGCTCGCCACGGGCATCGCGCCTTACTTTGTGCCTGCCAGCGTGCTGCGCAGTGAGACGGCACCATCGAACAAGATCACCCTCGGCGTCATCGGCTGCGGAGCGCAGGGCACGCATGACATGCGGGCCTTTTTGACGAATGACAGCGTCCGCGTCACCACGCTGTGTGATGTGAGCCAGCAGCGCATCGCTACCGCGAAGGGCTTCATCAAAGAAGCCTACGGCAGCGATGACGTGAAGGTCCTCTCTGACTTCCGTGAGCTGAACCGCGACGCCTCCATCGACGCCGTCCTGATGGCGCTGCCCGTCCACTGGCACAGCATCCCATCCACCGATGCCGTGCTGAACAAAAAGCACATCTACCACGAAAAACCCATGGGCATGTCCGTGGCAGAGGCGAAGCATGTCCGCGCCGCCGTGCGTAAAACCGGTGTCGTGTTCCAGTTCGGCACGCAGCAGCGCAGTGACCTGAAATTCCGCTGGGCATGCGAACTCGCCCGCAATGGCCGCCTGGGCAAACTGAAGGAAATCCAGGTCGCCGTGCCCGGTGGCATCACGTCCCAGCTTTTCCCCGATCAACCGGTGCCAGAAACCATCGACTGGGAGCGCTGGGTGGGTCCCGCGCCGTTCACGCCCTACAACGTCGAAAAGACCAAGCGCCACTTCCACGAGAACATCTCCAATTTCTCCCTCGGCATGCTCTCCTGCTGGGGCATCCACCACCTCGACATCGCCCAGTGGGGCAATGGCACCGACGACACCGGACCGGTCAAAGTGAGCTTTGAGGCCGCAGAATGGCCTGCGAGCGGCACCTGCGACAACGTGCTCGGCTGGCGCATGCGTTTCGACTACGCCAGCGCCGCGCCCATCATCTTTGTGAACGAAAAACGCGACGACATCGGCCACGGCATCCGCTTCATCGGCGAAAAGGGCTGGGTGCATGTCAAACGTGGCACCATTGAGGCCAGCGACACGGCAATCCTGCGTGATCCCGCTAATAAAGAGGGTGCCATGCCCATCAAGCTACCCGCCAGCATCGAGCACACGCGGAATTTCATCGACTCCGTCAAAGCCGGCTCCAAAGCCATCTGCGACATCGAAACCGCCGTCCGCAGCGACACCCTCTGCCAGCTCGCCGCCATCGCCGTGAAGGCCAAGCGCCCGCTCGAATGGGACCCCGCCACCGAAACCTTCAAAAACGACACCGAAGCCAACCAACTCCTCGCCGCCCGCCCCTTCCGTGGCGACTGGAAGCTGCCAGCGATCTCCTGA
- a CDS encoding ATP phosphoribosyltransferase, which produces MSATKNILRLGLPKGSLQEPTLELFKRAGFNVVVSSRSYRPSVDDEELELRLLRAQEIGRYVDHGFLDCGITGKDWIAENGADVEVLTDLRYSKATSRPTRWVLVVPEDSPVRSVKDLEGKRIATEAVGLTQRYLEANGVKAEVEFSWGATEVKVPELVDAIVDITETGSSLRANKLRIVDTLMESYPQFVSSRSAAKDPWKREKMETLVMLIKGALEARDKVGLKMNVPAGRVGEVVAALPSQRSPTVSQLAGCDWVAVETVIDEATVRSIIPRLKSLGAEGIVEYPLNKIVH; this is translated from the coding sequence ATGTCCGCCACCAAGAACATCCTCCGACTCGGCCTGCCAAAAGGCAGCCTCCAGGAGCCCACGCTAGAGCTTTTTAAGCGAGCGGGATTCAATGTGGTCGTCTCCAGCCGCTCTTACCGCCCTTCCGTCGATGATGAGGAGCTGGAGCTGCGACTACTGCGTGCTCAGGAGATCGGTCGCTATGTCGATCACGGTTTCCTCGACTGCGGTATCACCGGAAAAGACTGGATCGCGGAAAATGGTGCGGATGTCGAAGTCCTGACCGACCTGCGTTATAGCAAGGCCACCTCCAGACCTACCCGCTGGGTCCTAGTGGTGCCAGAGGACTCCCCCGTGCGTAGTGTGAAGGATCTGGAAGGAAAGCGCATCGCCACGGAGGCCGTAGGCCTCACCCAGCGCTATCTAGAGGCCAATGGTGTGAAGGCAGAAGTCGAATTCAGTTGGGGCGCTACCGAGGTCAAGGTGCCAGAGCTCGTCGATGCCATCGTGGACATCACGGAGACCGGCAGCTCCCTCCGTGCCAATAAGCTCCGCATCGTCGATACGCTCATGGAGAGCTATCCGCAGTTCGTCAGCAGCCGCAGTGCTGCGAAAGACCCCTGGAAGCGTGAGAAAATGGAGACGCTCGTCATGCTGATCAAAGGTGCCCTGGAGGCCCGTGACAAGGTGGGGCTCAAAATGAATGTCCCCGCAGGCCGTGTGGGCGAAGTCGTCGCCGCCCTGCCTTCCCAGCGCAGTCCTACCGTCTCTCAGCTCGCTGGATGTGACTGGGTCGCGGTGGAAACCGTCATTGACGAGGCCACCGTGCGCTCAATCATCCCGCGCCTCAAATCCCTCGGTGCCGAAGGCATCGTGGAATACCCTTTGAACAAAATCGTTCACTAA
- a CDS encoding tetratricopeptide repeat protein: MPARPFAVRSHLDRLLPATAALVLLAGGFLHARGLADMSPGDRAAPGSDLELSPRAIQHAQALAHYTTAQQLEVAGKLRDALEHYLAVFRIDPGNAELANHTAALAFRFQGRDAALKLLEDAVAASPANPQPLLNLARFASTYPPADGKEPYARAESALDTALTQFPRSAAVYDAAVLHYLTRAMRDRAIALMDRAAKLTVTDSQFWLDMAVTAERVWPLGQIEHRAAHLAKVGTFFDAALKHVTKQNAAQVKFEVARHYLLTNELGRSRTLCEQLVAENDDLQARKLLYRLYEAAGEPEKAFSMLEKIVAQDPSDSDHRRLLAQEYERREQPEKAIPQLEAAIQQSGGELGDYLKLAVQLGQTAKLDQMIRVGERALRLFPEQPNVHYLLAYAYYRSRMPAKAAPRFVEAERLASESNAELLSYTFYDQYGNVLEQLDRHDDAAAAWEKAITLCPPDQKDAAANLMNSLAYMWVEQGKKLDQATKLLTKAIELAPGNAAYIDSLGWLYFKKGDFKKALTELRRAEALLQPIEADDAEILEHIALTHQQLGDHPQALSYMERAHALQTPIPAIRDRITRELEKLRAARTEKK, translated from the coding sequence ATGCCCGCGAGGCCCTTCGCGGTCCGCTCACATCTTGATCGCCTTCTGCCCGCCACTGCGGCCCTCGTGCTGCTGGCGGGCGGTTTTTTGCATGCACGCGGCCTAGCAGACATGTCACCCGGTGACCGCGCTGCACCTGGCAGTGACCTAGAGCTCAGCCCCCGCGCCATTCAGCACGCCCAGGCACTCGCGCACTATACCACCGCGCAGCAGCTGGAGGTCGCAGGGAAGCTCCGTGATGCCCTGGAGCACTATTTAGCCGTCTTTCGCATCGACCCGGGCAATGCCGAGCTGGCCAATCACACCGCCGCACTCGCCTTCCGCTTCCAGGGCCGCGATGCCGCGCTGAAGCTGCTGGAGGATGCCGTCGCGGCCAGTCCTGCCAATCCGCAGCCCCTGCTCAATCTCGCACGCTTTGCCAGCACCTACCCACCAGCAGACGGCAAGGAGCCTTATGCCCGCGCTGAGTCCGCACTCGATACCGCGCTCACTCAGTTCCCACGCTCCGCCGCCGTCTATGATGCTGCGGTGCTCCATTACCTCACGCGGGCCATGCGTGACCGTGCCATCGCACTCATGGACCGTGCCGCGAAGCTCACCGTCACCGATTCACAGTTTTGGCTCGACATGGCTGTCACTGCGGAGCGTGTTTGGCCCCTCGGCCAGATCGAGCACCGCGCGGCACACCTCGCCAAAGTGGGCACCTTTTTTGATGCTGCGCTGAAGCACGTCACCAAGCAAAACGCCGCGCAGGTCAAATTCGAGGTCGCTCGCCACTACCTCCTCACCAACGAACTCGGTCGCTCACGCACCCTCTGTGAGCAGCTCGTTGCCGAAAACGACGACCTCCAGGCCAGGAAGCTCCTCTACCGTCTCTACGAAGCCGCTGGTGAGCCCGAAAAGGCCTTCTCCATGCTGGAAAAAATCGTCGCCCAAGATCCGAGCGATTCCGATCACCGCCGACTCCTCGCCCAGGAATACGAACGCCGCGAGCAGCCGGAAAAAGCCATCCCACAGCTCGAAGCCGCCATCCAGCAGAGCGGCGGTGAATTGGGCGACTACCTCAAGCTCGCCGTCCAGCTCGGACAGACGGCCAAGCTCGATCAGATGATCCGCGTCGGTGAGCGAGCCCTGCGCCTTTTCCCCGAGCAGCCAAACGTCCACTACCTCCTCGCCTACGCCTACTACCGCAGCCGCATGCCTGCGAAAGCTGCCCCACGCTTCGTCGAAGCAGAACGCCTCGCTTCCGAATCGAATGCAGAACTCCTCAGCTACACCTTTTACGACCAATACGGCAACGTCTTGGAGCAGCTCGACCGGCATGATGATGCCGCCGCAGCCTGGGAGAAAGCCATCACCCTCTGCCCACCCGATCAAAAAGACGCCGCCGCCAATCTCATGAACTCCCTCGCCTACATGTGGGTCGAGCAGGGCAAAAAACTCGATCAAGCGACCAAACTGCTCACCAAAGCCATCGAGCTCGCTCCAGGCAATGCCGCCTACATCGACAGCCTCGGGTGGCTCTATTTTAAAAAAGGCGACTTTAAAAAAGCCCTCACCGAGCTCCGCCGTGCCGAAGCACTGCTCCAGCCCATCGAAGCCGATGATGCCGAAATCCTCGAGCACATCGCCCTCACCCATCAGCAGCTCGGCGACCACCCACAGGCCCTTAGCTACATGGAGCGAGCCCACGCCCTCCAGACACCCATCCCCGCCATCCGCGACCGCATCACCCGCGAACTGGAAAAACTCCGCGCTGCCCGCACGGAGAAAAAGTAG
- a CDS encoding AURKAIP1/COX24 domain-containing protein — translation MGSLKKRRKTKINKHKRKKRMRANRHKKRLRYKS, via the coding sequence ATGGGATCCCTCAAAAAGCGGAGAAAGACGAAGATCAATAAGCATAAGCGCAAGAAGCGCATGCGTGCCAATCGCCATAAGAAGCGTTTGCGCTACAAGTCCTGA
- a CDS encoding alpha/beta hydrolase produces the protein MSLKNQTVILLHGLARTPRSMLAAGLWFRKAGYSVAYVSYPSRKIGVDEAVREHVAPQLARISAQPGVEQVHFVTHSLGGIVFRAWAADYAEGFPLGRAVLLAPPNNGSEIVDKLGEWVVAKKIMGPVLRELGTGAHSTPRRLGAVPAETGVIMGDQANLPFFRQWLGTQSDGVVTVEGGRVPGLKDFCVMPAGHTWIMWRPWILKAAEHFIRHGYFPKP, from the coding sequence ATGAGTTTAAAGAACCAAACCGTCATTTTACTCCACGGACTCGCACGTACGCCTCGCAGCATGCTTGCGGCCGGATTGTGGTTCCGCAAAGCGGGCTACAGCGTGGCGTATGTGTCTTATCCGTCACGGAAGATCGGTGTGGATGAGGCCGTGCGGGAGCATGTGGCACCACAGCTCGCGAGAATCTCCGCACAACCAGGGGTGGAGCAGGTGCATTTCGTCACGCATTCCCTCGGGGGCATCGTTTTTCGTGCTTGGGCAGCAGATTATGCCGAAGGCTTCCCCCTGGGGCGGGCGGTGCTGCTGGCTCCGCCGAACAACGGCAGCGAGATCGTGGATAAACTGGGTGAATGGGTCGTGGCAAAGAAGATCATGGGCCCGGTGCTGCGGGAGCTCGGCACTGGGGCTCATTCCACCCCACGCCGACTCGGAGCTGTGCCCGCGGAGACGGGCGTGATCATGGGCGATCAGGCGAATTTACCCTTTTTCAGGCAGTGGTTGGGCACTCAGTCCGATGGGGTCGTCACCGTGGAGGGCGGCCGCGTCCCAGGGCTGAAGGATTTTTGCGTCATGCCAGCAGGGCACACCTGGATCATGTGGCGGCCATGGATTCTGAAAGCGGCGGAGCACTTCATTCGGCACGGGTATTTTCCGAAGCCGTAA
- the uvrA gene encoding excinuclease ABC subunit UvrA — MAKKTARKLIADTIRIRGARQNNLKGIDLDLPLGQLSVITGPSGSGKSSLAFDTIYAEGQRRYVETFSPYTRQFFERMDKPKVDSIEGIPPAIAIEQVNNMRSTRSTVGTITEINDYLKMIFPRLAEATCPGCKRPVKPETPETILHDLLTHHTGSQALILFPVPVPKNAVTADFAAFLQSQGFLRLHLYGQTLRLEELGTRKLPAQVLVVQDRLTLEAKTKSRLSESLEAALRHGKGHVSCVMEPSSQCSVLSAQSKPTAATSKSKTKHSALSTEHLNPAAPPTYTLQKSYSTDWSCADCSITLPTPTPGLFSFNSPLGACPTCRGFGRTLGIDIGKAIPDESLSINLGLVRPFQSSSHGESQLDLERAARKRGIDIHKPFDDYTADERDWLLNGTCDDPELAYNRGEWYGVRGFFKWMESRSYKMHVRVFLSRYRAYTECAACDGGRLKKEAYAFRIGPHTIADLWRMPVSDLHPLVQSWPLKEGDHAATMLRDEIASRVSYMDRAGLGYLNLDRQTRTLSGGELQRVNLTTCLGASLVNTLFVLDEPSIGLHPRDIGRLIGVMHGLRDKGNTLLVVEHEEAVMHAADNLIDIGPGRGEKGGELVFNGPLEKLSKTKGSLTGDYLFGRKSIPVPTERRKVLSPQSSVLSESKSTRKSKTEHSALSAGHLKIRSARQNNLRKLDADIPLNAFVCITGVSGSGKSTLVHDVLYRNLQKLRGEVCEEEPGRVGSISGWEQLGSVVMVDQSPLARTPRSTPAVFVGAFDHIRTLFAACDDAATQGIMPGFFSFNSGEGRCERCMGNGFEKIEMQFLSDLFVTCPECEGKRYKPHALKILLHGKSIHDVLSLTIDDAVPWFATIEHRAVAAINRSLQLVIDAGLGYLKLGQPLNTLSGGEAQRLKLVGHLLEPQTPGKSSLLLLDEPTTGLHFDDIALLIKLLQRLVDEGNSLVVIEHNLEVIKCADWVLDLGPEGGAAGGTLVIAGTPEDVAECSASHTGQYLRDLLFQSTRERPGVLQSSGAFRGPDDARKRQRTGALQDAAASNAISIRGAREHNLKNISLDIPRDEFVVVTGLSGSGKSSLAFDLIFAEGQRRFLDSMSVYARTFVEQMEKPEVDLITGVPPTVAIEQRISRGGGKSTVATVTEVYHFLRLLFAKLGTQHCPQCAVPVKKQSAEAILKTIQGHLRTSGGHLLAPLIKARKGFHTDVAENAAKHGIETLWVDGEFKPTMGFKRLERFKEHSIDAVIAKVAKAENADVLRPHIETALKMGKGTIKLRLADKTMHVLSTEMSCPSCGLSFEELDPRLFSFNSPHGWCKDCRGFGYVGAKRDLHDRNADVSMLEAELEEERRFNSDDDENAAPRQLCTSCHGSRINEIGRAVQLQKSTIQDFANLTAGDASKLIAKLKFDGTEAIIARDIVTEITQRLKFMQEVGLGYLQLNRSADTLSGGEAQRIRLSAQLGSNLRGVLYVLDEPTIGLHPRDNEKLLNTLVALRDKGNSLLVVEHDDETMKRADTILDLGPGAGKFGGEIVAQGTLAHLLKSKQSVTGQSLKHPLRHPSRGSRRPLPSAKSKDGWLRVTGATANNLQNIDVSIPLARLTVLTGVSGSGKSSFMHGALSPAVREKISKAKIKVTKAWKSVSGFENLQTVHEVDQSPIGKTSRSCPATYVGILDDIRALFAQVPLARTRGYTASRFSFNTEGGRCETCGGNGEIKVEMAFLPTTRVHCETCHGLRFNAATLEIEYNGKHIGDVLRMSITEAAEFFAPVQKIARPLKLLADTGLGYLQLGQPSPTLSGGEAQRIKLVTELRSGDGKTIKEQLKGIQKAGKRNLYLIEEPTIGLHIRDVARLIDVLHRLVDEGHTVVVIEHHPDVYAEADYLIDIGPEAGPEGGKLVAAGTPEEVKRSKVSRTARFL; from the coding sequence ATGGCAAAGAAAACCGCCCGCAAACTCATCGCCGACACCATCCGCATTCGCGGCGCACGGCAGAACAACCTCAAGGGCATCGACCTCGATCTGCCGCTCGGCCAGTTGAGCGTCATCACCGGCCCCAGCGGCTCCGGGAAGTCCTCGCTCGCCTTTGATACGATCTACGCGGAAGGCCAGCGGCGCTATGTGGAGACCTTTTCGCCATACACGCGGCAATTCTTCGAGCGCATGGACAAGCCGAAGGTGGACAGCATCGAAGGCATCCCGCCCGCCATCGCCATCGAGCAGGTCAACAACATGCGCAGCACGCGCAGCACCGTCGGCACGATCACGGAGATCAATGACTACCTCAAAATGATCTTCCCGCGTCTCGCCGAGGCCACGTGTCCCGGCTGTAAACGCCCCGTGAAGCCCGAGACGCCCGAAACCATCCTTCACGACCTCCTCACGCATCACACCGGCTCGCAGGCGCTCATCCTCTTTCCCGTCCCGGTGCCGAAAAACGCCGTCACCGCCGATTTCGCCGCCTTTCTGCAATCCCAAGGCTTTCTCCGCCTTCATCTCTACGGCCAAACCCTCCGGCTCGAAGAACTCGGCACCCGCAAACTCCCCGCGCAGGTCCTCGTCGTCCAAGACCGTCTCACCCTCGAAGCCAAAACCAAATCCCGCCTCTCCGAATCCCTCGAAGCGGCCCTCCGGCATGGGAAAGGGCACGTTAGCTGCGTCATGGAGCCAAGTAGTCAGTGCTCAGTGCTCAGTGCTCAGTCCAAACCCACAGCAGCGACATCGAAATCTAAAACTAAGCACTCAGCACTCAGCACTGAGCACTTAAACCCCGCCGCACCCCCAACCTACACACTCCAAAAAAGCTACTCTACAGATTGGTCCTGCGCCGACTGCTCCATCACCCTCCCCACACCCACACCCGGCCTCTTCAGCTTCAACTCCCCCCTCGGTGCCTGTCCTACCTGCCGCGGTTTTGGCCGCACACTCGGCATCGACATCGGTAAAGCCATCCCGGATGAGTCGTTGAGCATCAATCTCGGCCTCGTGCGCCCTTTCCAGAGCAGCAGCCACGGCGAATCGCAGCTCGATCTCGAACGCGCCGCTCGCAAGCGCGGCATCGACATCCACAAGCCCTTCGACGACTACACCGCCGACGAACGCGATTGGCTCCTCAACGGCACCTGCGACGACCCCGAGCTCGCCTACAATCGCGGCGAGTGGTATGGCGTGCGCGGTTTCTTCAAGTGGATGGAATCGCGCAGCTACAAGATGCACGTCCGCGTCTTCCTCAGCCGCTACCGCGCCTACACCGAGTGCGCCGCGTGCGATGGCGGCCGCCTCAAAAAAGAAGCCTACGCCTTCCGCATCGGCCCGCACACCATCGCCGATCTCTGGCGCATGCCGGTGAGTGATCTGCATCCGCTCGTGCAAAGCTGGCCGCTCAAAGAAGGCGATCACGCTGCCACCATGCTGCGCGATGAAATCGCCAGCCGCGTGAGCTACATGGACCGCGCCGGCCTCGGCTACCTGAATCTCGACCGCCAAACCCGCACCCTCAGCGGCGGCGAGCTGCAACGCGTCAATCTCACCACCTGCCTCGGCGCTTCGTTGGTGAACACCCTCTTCGTTCTCGACGAACCCAGCATCGGCCTTCATCCCCGCGACATCGGTCGCCTCATCGGCGTCATGCACGGCCTCCGCGACAAAGGCAACACCCTCCTCGTCGTCGAGCATGAAGAAGCCGTCATGCACGCCGCCGACAACCTCATCGACATCGGCCCCGGGCGTGGCGAAAAAGGCGGCGAACTCGTTTTCAACGGCCCGCTGGAGAAGCTCTCGAAGACGAAAGGTTCGCTAACTGGGGATTATCTTTTTGGACGGAAGTCGATCCCCGTGCCGACGGAGCGGCGGAAAGTGCTCAGTCCTCAGTCCTCAGTGCTCAGTGAAAGCAAAAGCACGCGGAAGAGCAAAACTGAGCACTCAGCACTGAGCGCTGGGCACTTAAAAATCCGCTCCGCCCGCCAAAACAACCTCCGCAAACTCGACGCCGACATCCCGCTGAACGCCTTCGTCTGCATCACCGGCGTCAGCGGCTCTGGCAAATCGACGCTCGTGCACGACGTGCTCTACCGGAACCTGCAAAAGCTGCGCGGCGAAGTTTGCGAAGAAGAACCGGGCCGCGTGGGCAGCATCAGCGGCTGGGAGCAACTCGGCAGCGTGGTCATGGTCGATCAATCACCGCTCGCACGCACGCCGCGCTCGACGCCGGCGGTGTTTGTCGGCGCTTTTGATCACATCCGCACGCTTTTCGCCGCGTGCGATGATGCGGCCACGCAGGGCATCATGCCCGGCTTCTTCAGCTTCAACAGCGGCGAGGGCCGCTGCGAGCGCTGCATGGGCAATGGCTTCGAAAAGATCGAGATGCAGTTCCTCAGCGATCTCTTCGTCACCTGCCCCGAGTGCGAGGGGAAGCGCTACAAGCCGCATGCGCTCAAAATCCTGCTCCATGGCAAATCCATCCACGATGTGCTCAGCCTGACCATCGACGACGCCGTGCCGTGGTTCGCCACCATCGAGCATCGCGCCGTCGCGGCGATCAATCGCAGCCTGCAACTCGTCATCGACGCCGGACTCGGCTACTTGAAGCTCGGCCAGCCGCTCAACACTCTCAGCGGCGGTGAAGCCCAGCGCCTCAAACTCGTCGGTCATCTGCTAGAACCTCAAACCCCCGGCAAAAGCAGCCTCCTCCTCCTCGACGAGCCCACCACAGGCCTCCACTTCGACGACATCGCGCTCTTGATCAAGCTGCTCCAGCGCCTCGTCGATGAAGGCAACAGCCTCGTCGTCATCGAGCACAATTTGGAAGTCATCAAATGCGCCGATTGGGTCCTCGACCTCGGCCCCGAAGGCGGCGCTGCGGGCGGGACGCTCGTCATCGCCGGCACGCCGGAGGACGTGGCGGAGTGCAGTGCCTCGCACACGGGCCAGTACCTTCGGGATCTGCTCTTCCAATCAACGCGAGAGCGTCCTGGAGTGCTCCAGTCCTCTGGAGCTTTTCGCGGGCCTGACGACGCTCGAAAGCGCCAGAGGACTGGCGCACTCCAAGACGCTGCCGCGAGCAATGCCATCTCCATCCGAGGCGCACGCGAGCATAACCTCAAGAACATCTCCCTCGATATTCCAAGAGATGAGTTCGTGGTGGTGACAGGCTTGAGTGGATCAGGAAAGTCTTCTTTGGCCTTCGATCTCATCTTCGCGGAAGGCCAGCGGCGCTTCCTCGACTCCATGTCCGTCTATGCACGCACCTTTGTCGAGCAGATGGAGAAGCCGGAGGTCGATCTCATCACCGGCGTGCCGCCCACGGTCGCCATCGAGCAGCGCATCTCACGCGGCGGCGGCAAATCGACCGTGGCCACCGTCACGGAGGTGTATCACTTCCTGCGATTGCTCTTCGCGAAGCTCGGCACGCAGCATTGCCCGCAATGCGCCGTTCCGGTCAAAAAGCAGAGCGCGGAGGCCATCCTCAAAACCATCCAGGGCCACCTGCGCACCAGCGGCGGCCATTTGCTCGCCCCGCTCATCAAGGCGCGAAAAGGCTTCCACACCGATGTGGCCGAAAACGCCGCCAAACACGGCATCGAGACGCTTTGGGTCGATGGCGAGTTCAAGCCGACGATGGGCTTCAAACGCCTCGAACGCTTCAAAGAGCACAGCATTGATGCCGTCATCGCGAAGGTCGCCAAAGCCGAAAATGCCGATGTGTTGCGTCCACACATCGAAACGGCCCTCAAGATGGGCAAAGGCACCATCAAGCTGCGTCTCGCCGACAAAACGATGCACGTCCTCAGCACCGAGATGAGCTGCCCGAGCTGCGGTTTGAGCTTTGAAGAGCTCGATCCGCGCCTCTTCAGCTTCAACAGCCCGCACGGCTGGTGCAAAGACTGCCGAGGCTTCGGCTACGTCGGTGCCAAACGCGATCTCCACGACCGCAACGCCGACGTTTCCATGCTGGAAGCCGAGTTGGAAGAAGAACGCCGCTTCAACAGCGACGACGACGAAAACGCCGCTCCACGCCAGCTCTGCACCTCCTGCCACGGCAGCCGCATCAACGAGATCGGCCGCGCCGTGCAGCTCCAAAAGAGCACCATTCAAGACTTCGCCAACCTCACCGCAGGCGATGCCTCCAAGCTCATCGCCAAGCTCAAATTCGACGGCACCGAAGCCATCATCGCCCGCGACATCGTCACGGAAATCACGCAGCGCCTCAAATTCATGCAGGAGGTCGGTCTCGGCTACCTGCAGCTCAATCGCAGCGCCGACACGCTCAGCGGCGGCGAGGCGCAGCGCATTCGTCTCAGCGCCCAGCTCGGCAGCAACCTCCGTGGCGTGCTTTACGTGCTCGACGAGCCCACCATCGGCCTGCATCCACGCGACAACGAAAAGCTCCTCAACACCCTCGTCGCCCTGCGCGACAAAGGAAACAGCCTCCTCGTCGTCGAGCACGATGACGAGACGATGAAGCGGGCCGATACCATCCTCGACCTCGGCCCCGGCGCGGGCAAATTCGGCGGCGAAATCGTCGCGCAAGGCACGCTGGCGCATCTCTTGAAGTCCAAGCAAAGCGTCACCGGCCAAAGCCTCAAACATCCGCTCCGGCATCCCTCACGCGGCAGTCGCAGGCCTTTGCCATCCGCGAAATCGAAGGACGGCTGGCTCCGCGTCACCGGCGCCACCGCGAACAACCTCCAAAACATCGACGTCAGCATCCCGCTCGCTCGTTTGACCGTGCTCACCGGCGTCAGCGGCAGTGGAAAGAGCAGCTTCATGCACGGAGCCTTGTCTCCTGCGGTGCGTGAGAAGATCAGCAAGGCCAAGATCAAGGTTACCAAGGCCTGGAAGAGCGTCAGCGGCTTCGAAAACCTCCAAACCGTTCACGAGGTCGATCAGTCGCCCATCGGCAAAACCAGCCGCTCCTGCCCCGCGACCTATGTCGGTATCCTGGACGACATCCGCGCTCTGTTTGCTCAGGTGCCACTCGCCCGCACACGCGGCTACACGGCGAGCCGTTTCTCCTTCAACACCGAAGGCGGCCGCTGCGAAACCTGCGGCGGCAATGGCGAGATCAAAGTCGAGATGGCCTTCCTGCCCACCACGCGAGTCCATTGCGAAACCTGCCACGGCCTGCGCTTCAACGCCGCCACGCTCGAAATCGAATACAACGGCAAACACATCGGCGACGTGCTTCGCATGAGCATCACTGAGGCCGCCGAGTTCTTCGCACCCGTGCAAAAGATCGCCCGACCGCTCAAACTCCTCGCCGATACCGGCCTTGGCTACCTCCAACTCGGTCAGCCCAGCCCCACGCTCAGCGGCGGCGAGGCCCAGCGCATCAAACTCGTCACCGAACTCCGCAGCGGCGACGGCAAGACCATCAAAGAGCAGCTCAAAGGCATTCAAAAAGCCGGCAAGCGCAATCTCTACCTCATCGAAGAGCCCACCATCGGCCTCCACATCCGCGACGTCGCCCGTTTGATCGACGTCTTGCACCGTCTCGTCGATGAAGGCCACACCGTCGTCGTCATCGAGCACCACCCCGACGTCTATGCCGAAGCCGACTACCTCATCGACATCGGCCCCGAAGCCGGCCCCGAAGGCGGAAAGCTCGTCGCCGCCGGAACGCCCGAGGAGGTGAAGAGGAGTAAGGTGAGCCGGACGGCGCGGTTTTTGTGA